The Oscillatoria acuminata PCC 6304 genomic interval TTGTGGAAGTCTCGCAGAACGTTATTATTTTTCAAAACGAGATTTCAGTCAGACTCAATGTCCGAGTTGTGATTATTTGATGGTGAGTTGTGTGAGCACGGGTCGCGTGGTGGAGGCTTATGCTCCAGGATTGTCGATTCGTCGGTCCCATTAAGTTGCCAACTTACATCGGTTAATTCTCTCTTCCTTACTAACATTCTTGCTGCTTAGGAAAGGGCGATCGCACTTAAAACGCGATCGCCCCTTTTTTATGCTTTGGAGGCCCTCAGTTGACCACAGGCTGCATCGGCTTCTAACCCGCGAGAATAGCGGACACTGACTGCAATATGTCGCTTTTCTAACGCTTCCACAAAGGCTTGCACCCGCTGGCGATCGGGTCGTTTGAAGTCTACTTCCTCAATTGGGTTATAGGGAATCAAGTTCACATGACTTTGGAACCCGCGCAATAAGCTGGCGAGTTCTTCGGCATTTTGGGTGCGATCGTTAAATTCAGCCAGTAAAATATATTCAAACGTCACCCGGCGTCCGGAAATTTTCACATACTCCCGACAATCGGCAATGATTTTTTCAATGGGATATCCTCCGGCATTGGGAATCAGTTGTTCCCGCAGTTTCTGATTCGAGGCATGGAGACTGACGGCGAGGGTAAATTGACCGCGATGTTTGGCGAGTTGGGGGATGCGATCGCGGATGCCGACGGTAGAAATAGTGATGCAGCGTTGACCAATTCCGATATCTTCATTGATCGATCGCACTGCCGCTAACACATTCTCGGTATTGAGTAACGGTTCTCCCATTCCCATAAACACAATATGACTCACCCGGCGTCCAAAGTCTTCCTGCACCGTTAAGACTTGATCCACAATTTCATGGGTTTCCAAATTGCGCGTAAATCCGCCTTTTCCAGTGGCACAAAAGTCACACCCCATTGGACATCCGACTTGAGAAGAAACGCAAACGGTGAGGCGTTTTTCTGTGGGAATTCCGACGGCTTCAATGATTTGACCATCGGTTAATTGCAGTAAATATTTAATCGTGCCATCGGAGGCAATGGATTTGTGGGAAATGGTCGATCGCCCGAGGGGATAGTCGGCAACTTGTTCGCGCCACTGTTTAGAAAATACCGTAATGTCAGTCAGCGATCGCGCGCCTTTGTCGTAAATCCAGTTATGCAGTTGTTTTCCGCGATAGGCGGGTTGTTGTTGCTGTTGCACCCATTCGGTTAACTCCGGTAATGAGAGTCCCAAGAGGGGTTTTTTCTCCGGGGAAGATTTTCCAGCTTTGGCTTGTTCCACTGTTTCTGTGGCGGGTTGTTCAGCGGTGGGTTGAGGGTTCGTCGTCATGATAGATACAACTCTAAGGGTAGGGGGTCTAGGCGATCGGGATTTGTGGCTAACACAGTTGCAGAACAATTTTGGGCAGTTTCTAAAATACAGAAAGCACTCAGGATGGTCAGTTCCGTTAACCCCTGCTTTAGTTTAGCAACTCTATGGGTTGAAAATCGCAGCCAAAATTTATCCCAGCTAGAGGATCCAGAGGGGATGAATGCGGCAAGGGAGTGATACTCCATACGGTACTGATAAGTCTATAAAAACGAGGCGCGTCAATCTGTATTTGTAGGGGCGCAATGCGCAGGCCCTCCGGAGGGCCTGCGCATTGCGCCCCTACAAGAAATTTTTATAGACCTTTAAATACCGTATGGAGTATGAGATGCTTCCACTCCTTAATTTTATGACCCCAGGAACTGAGACTGGCGA includes:
- the rlmN gene encoding 23S rRNA (adenine(2503)-C(2))-methyltransferase RlmN, producing the protein MTTNPQPTAEQPATETVEQAKAGKSSPEKKPLLGLSLPELTEWVQQQQQPAYRGKQLHNWIYDKGARSLTDITVFSKQWREQVADYPLGRSTISHKSIASDGTIKYLLQLTDGQIIEAVGIPTEKRLTVCVSSQVGCPMGCDFCATGKGGFTRNLETHEIVDQVLTVQEDFGRRVSHIVFMGMGEPLLNTENVLAAVRSINEDIGIGQRCITISTVGIRDRIPQLAKHRGQFTLAVSLHASNQKLREQLIPNAGGYPIEKIIADCREYVKISGRRVTFEYILLAEFNDRTQNAEELASLLRGFQSHVNLIPYNPIEEVDFKRPDRQRVQAFVEALEKRHIAVSVRYSRGLEADAACGQLRASKA